The proteins below are encoded in one region of Clostridium pasteurianum DSM 525 = ATCC 6013:
- the ribE gene encoding 6,7-dimethyl-8-ribityllumazine synthase has product MKTYEGNLIASNLNFGIIIGRFNEFIGGKLLTGALDALKRHGAEDDDISIAWVPGAFEIPLIAKKMAKSKNYDAIICLGAVIRGSTPHFDYVSNEVSKGVAHVSLETEIPVIFGVLTTDTIEQAIERAGTKAGNKGYDAAVTAIEMANMIKEL; this is encoded by the coding sequence ATGAAAACATATGAAGGTAATTTAATAGCTAGCAATTTAAATTTTGGAATAATTATAGGAAGATTTAATGAATTTATTGGTGGAAAACTTTTAACTGGAGCCCTTGATGCATTAAAAAGACACGGAGCTGAAGATGATGATATAAGTATAGCTTGGGTGCCTGGAGCTTTCGAAATTCCTCTTATAGCAAAAAAAATGGCAAAATCCAAAAATTATGATGCAATCATATGTCTAGGTGCTGTAATAAGAGGTTCTACTCCTCATTTTGATTATGTATCCAATGAAGTATCTAAAGGTGTAGCCCACGTGTCTCTTGAAACAGAAATTCCGGTTATTTTTGGCGTTTTAACTACTGACACTATTGAACAGGCAATTGAAAGAGCTGGTACTAAAGCTGGTAATAAAGGTTATGATGCCGCAGTTACTGCTATAGAAATGGCAAATATGATAAAAGAACTTTAA
- a CDS encoding riboflavin synthase has protein sequence MFTGLVEEAGIVERITKGTKSAKITIKAHKVLDNLKLGDSISTNGVCLTVVDFNKCTFSVDVMAETIRRSNLKNLSVGSSVNLERALQLSSRLGGHIVSGHIDGVGTITCYKNEDNAIWITINTSAELLKYIVEKGSIAIDGVSLTVAYVDNKTFKVSIIPHTKEVTSLLKNNIGDEVNLECDIVGKYVEKFLLKKEDSSLSQSKGIDLEFLSSNGFM, from the coding sequence ATGTTTACAGGTTTAGTTGAAGAAGCAGGTATAGTTGAAAGAATAACCAAAGGTACTAAATCCGCTAAAATCACAATAAAAGCTCATAAGGTATTAGATAATTTAAAACTTGGGGATAGTATAAGTACTAACGGTGTATGCTTAACCGTTGTTGACTTCAATAAATGCACTTTTTCTGTAGACGTTATGGCTGAAACTATTAGAAGGAGTAATCTTAAAAATCTGTCTGTAGGCTCTAGTGTAAATTTGGAAAGAGCTCTGCAGCTAAGCAGCCGCTTAGGTGGACACATTGTAAGCGGTCATATTGATGGAGTAGGAACTATTACCTGCTATAAAAATGAAGACAATGCAATATGGATTACCATTAATACTTCTGCCGAATTACTAAAATATATAGTAGAAAAAGGCTCTATTGCCATTGATGGAGTAAGCCTTACTGTAGCCTATGTAGATAACAAAACTTTTAAAGTATCTATTATTCCTCATACAAAAGAAGTAACTTCACTGCTAAAAAATAACATTGGTGATGAAGTTAACCTTGAATGCGATATAGTGGGCAAATATGTAGAAAAATTTTTATTGAAAAAAGAAGATTCTTCACTTTCACAATCAAAAGGTATTGATTTGGAATTTTTAAGTTCTAATGGTTTTATGTAA
- a CDS encoding bifunctional 3,4-dihydroxy-2-butanone-4-phosphate synthase/GTP cyclohydrolase II, giving the protein MYKFNTIEEAIEDIKEGKMIVVVDDEDRENEGDLIIASEKVTPEAINFMAKYAGGLICTPIVNERLKELNIGLMVEKNTESHNTAFTVSIDGINTTTGISAYDRAETILQLINPSSKAEDFRRPGHVFPLAAKPNGVLERTGHTEAAVDLAKLAGLYPAGTICEIMNEDGSMARLPQLMEYVKKHNLKIITVADLVEYRKANEILIKVVSEANMPTKYGDFKIIGYENSINGDYHIALVKGDISSDSEAPLVRIHSQCLTGDVFGSSRCDCGDQLHEAMKKIDEAGKGIILYMSQEGRGIGLLNKIKAYKLQDNGMDTVEANLALGFPDDLREYWISAQMLKSLGVKKINLMTNNPRKINSMSKYGIEIVNRVPIQSPSNSNNKFYLKTKKEKLGHLLKF; this is encoded by the coding sequence ATGTATAAATTTAATACTATTGAAGAGGCCATAGAAGATATCAAAGAAGGTAAAATGATCGTAGTAGTAGATGATGAAGATAGAGAAAACGAAGGTGACCTAATAATTGCATCTGAAAAAGTCACCCCTGAAGCTATTAATTTTATGGCAAAGTATGCCGGTGGTCTTATTTGTACTCCTATTGTAAATGAAAGATTAAAAGAATTAAATATAGGTTTAATGGTAGAAAAAAATACCGAATCTCATAATACTGCCTTTACAGTATCTATAGATGGTATAAATACTACTACTGGAATTTCAGCTTATGATAGAGCTGAAACTATACTTCAATTAATTAACCCAAGTTCAAAAGCAGAAGATTTCAGAAGACCTGGTCATGTATTTCCTTTGGCAGCTAAACCTAATGGAGTATTAGAAAGAACAGGACATACTGAAGCCGCTGTAGATTTAGCAAAACTTGCTGGTCTCTATCCTGCTGGTACAATTTGCGAAATAATGAATGAGGACGGTTCAATGGCAAGACTACCTCAATTAATGGAATATGTAAAAAAACATAATTTAAAAATTATAACTGTAGCAGATTTAGTTGAGTATAGGAAAGCCAATGAAATACTTATAAAAGTAGTTTCAGAAGCAAATATGCCTACAAAATATGGTGACTTTAAAATTATAGGATATGAAAATTCTATAAACGGTGATTATCATATAGCCTTAGTAAAGGGGGATATTTCTTCCGATTCTGAAGCACCCCTTGTAAGAATTCATTCACAGTGCTTAACTGGGGATGTGTTTGGTTCTTCAAGATGTGATTGTGGTGATCAACTTCATGAAGCTATGAAAAAAATCGATGAAGCTGGAAAAGGAATTATACTTTACATGAGTCAAGAAGGCAGAGGAATAGGTCTTTTAAACAAAATAAAGGCATATAAACTTCAAGATAATGGTATGGATACTGTTGAAGCAAACTTAGCCTTAGGATTTCCTGATGATCTAAGAGAATATTGGATTAGTGCACAAATGTTAAAAAGTCTTGGAGTAAAAAAAATCAATCTTATGACTAATAATCCACGAAAAATAAATTCTATGTCCAAGTATGGTATAGAGATAGTTAATAGAGTACCTATTCAATCTCCTTCCAACTCAAATAATAAATTTTACTTAAAGACTAAGAAAGAAAAATTAGGACATTTATTAAAGTTTTAG
- the argF gene encoding ornithine carbamoyltransferase — MVNLQNRNFLTLKDFSAVEINYLLDLAAELKESKKNGTEVKKLQGKNIALIFEKDSTRTRCSFEVGAYDQGANVTYLGPTGTPIGNKESIKDTARVLGRMFDGIEYRGFEQEKVEILAEHAKVPVWNGLTDEDHPTQVLADLLTIRENFDKPLNEVTLVYCGDGRNNTANALMIGACKMGMDFRIATPKSLFPKSELIEECTKTADKSGGKITITDDIDKAVLGADVLYSDIWVSMGEDEEVWKNRLEILYPYQVNKELLKKTNNDNVKFMHCLPSFHDLNTTDSKAVYDKFGIEPFEVTDEVFESDASLVFEEAENRMHTIKAVMVATLA, encoded by the coding sequence TTGGTTAATTTACAAAATAGGAATTTTTTAACTTTAAAGGATTTTTCTGCTGTAGAAATAAATTATTTATTGGATTTAGCAGCGGAATTAAAAGAATCAAAGAAAAATGGCACGGAAGTAAAAAAGTTGCAGGGCAAAAATATAGCATTAATATTCGAAAAGGATTCTACAAGAACAAGATGTTCTTTTGAGGTAGGAGCCTATGATCAAGGTGCTAATGTTACTTATTTAGGTCCAACTGGAACGCCTATAGGAAATAAGGAATCCATAAAAGATACTGCTAGAGTTTTAGGTAGGATGTTTGATGGTATTGAATATAGGGGATTTGAACAGGAAAAGGTTGAAATATTAGCAGAGCATGCCAAAGTGCCAGTTTGGAATGGTCTCACGGATGAAGATCATCCAACGCAGGTTTTAGCAGATCTTCTAACTATAAGAGAAAATTTTGATAAACCTTTAAATGAAGTTACTTTAGTATATTGTGGTGATGGAAGAAATAATACTGCAAATGCACTTATGATAGGTGCTTGTAAAATGGGTATGGATTTTAGAATTGCTACTCCAAAATCACTTTTTCCAAAATCTGAACTTATAGAAGAATGTACAAAGACAGCAGATAAATCAGGGGGAAAGATAACTATTACAGATGATATAGACAAAGCTGTTTTAGGGGCAGATGTATTATATAGTGATATCTGGGTGTCTATGGGTGAAGATGAAGAAGTTTGGAAAAATAGATTGGAAATATTATATCCTTATCAAGTAAATAAGGAATTATTAAAAAAGACTAATAATGATAATGTCAAATTCATGCATTGTCTTCCTTCTTTTCATGATTTGAATACTACTGATTCAAAAGCAGTATATGACAAATTCGGAATAGAGCCTTTCGAAGTAACAGATGAAGTGTTTGAAAGTGATGCTTCTTTAGTTTTTGAGGAAGCAGAAAATAGAATGCATACAATAAAAGCCGTAATGGTTGCAACTCTAGCTTAA